A single Actinomadura algeriensis DNA region contains:
- a CDS encoding DUF488 domain-containing protein, with protein MGREVRVRRVYEPAAEEDGKRVLVDRVWPRGVSKDEARLDLWAKDVAPSTELRRWYGHDPDRFPEFERRYRAELDDPGRADALAELRDLAAAGTVTLLTATKDEEHSQAAVLADRLR; from the coding sequence ATGGGACGTGAGGTGCGGGTGCGCCGGGTCTACGAACCGGCCGCCGAAGAGGACGGCAAGCGGGTCCTGGTCGACCGGGTGTGGCCGCGGGGCGTGTCGAAGGACGAGGCGCGGCTCGACCTGTGGGCGAAGGACGTCGCGCCGTCCACGGAACTGCGCAGATGGTACGGGCACGACCCGGACCGGTTCCCCGAGTTCGAGCGGCGGTACCGCGCCGAACTCGACGACCCGGGCCGCGCGGACGCCCTCGCGGAGCTCCGCGACCTGGCCGCCGCGGGCACCGTCACGCTGCTGACGGCGACGAAGGACGAGGAGCACAGTCAGGCCGCGGTTCTGGCCGATCGCCTGAGGTAG
- a CDS encoding acyltransferase family protein — translation MTRLGWLDALRGLAALAVALHHAGYVFFPNVHLWLKDRFDFGTFGVLVFFLVSGYIVPASLERRGSVRGFWIGRFFRIYPLLAVAGLLAVTPFLLGVRGLRAGLEQYDPVTAVVAHVTMLQDVLGVPNAINVLWTLSYEMVFYLLIVALFVTGGHRRSAGVAAGLAAAALLAGGLLPTALLSRSAGTGPVAAAVALGLPAALAAAMSGRRALRIAGGVLGGTVAALLVVLNGRVGPWEGLAMLAVMFTGTAVYRAEHGQIRRRTAAAAAAAVCLGTLAAGVVHTGPDSGRDQLLWSGAVVLAALTFAAAWLLRDRTFPRWATGLGTVSYSLYLLHPILLAIAVQFLGFGGRDDLPGLLLFLAVLLAVSWASQRWIEAPAQRLGRRLTRRVAPRTTSGDRPEPRPDCAPRPSSPSAA, via the coding sequence ATGACCAGACTGGGGTGGCTGGACGCGCTGCGCGGGCTGGCCGCGCTGGCGGTGGCGCTGCACCACGCGGGCTACGTCTTCTTCCCCAACGTGCACCTCTGGCTGAAGGACCGGTTCGATTTCGGCACCTTCGGCGTGCTGGTGTTCTTCCTGGTCAGCGGCTACATCGTGCCCGCGTCGCTGGAGCGACGCGGCAGCGTGCGCGGGTTCTGGATCGGCCGGTTCTTCCGCATCTATCCCCTCCTGGCCGTCGCGGGGCTGCTGGCGGTCACGCCGTTCCTGCTCGGGGTGCGCGGCCTGCGCGCCGGGCTGGAGCAGTACGACCCGGTGACCGCCGTCGTGGCGCACGTGACGATGCTGCAGGACGTCCTGGGCGTCCCCAACGCGATCAACGTGCTGTGGACGCTGTCCTACGAGATGGTGTTCTACCTGCTGATCGTGGCCCTGTTCGTGACGGGCGGGCACCGGCGTTCGGCGGGCGTCGCGGCGGGGCTCGCGGCGGCCGCGCTGCTGGCGGGCGGGCTGCTGCCGACGGCGCTGCTGTCGCGGTCGGCGGGCACGGGACCGGTGGCGGCGGCGGTCGCGCTCGGGCTGCCGGCGGCGCTCGCGGCGGCGATGTCCGGACGGCGCGCGCTGCGGATCGCGGGCGGCGTCCTCGGCGGGACGGTCGCCGCGCTGCTCGTCGTCCTGAACGGGCGGGTCGGCCCCTGGGAGGGGCTCGCGATGCTCGCGGTCATGTTCACCGGGACGGCCGTGTACCGGGCGGAACACGGGCAGATCCGGCGCCGGACGGCCGCGGCCGCGGCCGCCGCCGTGTGCCTCGGCACGCTCGCCGCCGGGGTCGTCCACACCGGGCCGGACTCGGGCCGCGACCAGCTGCTGTGGTCGGGGGCGGTGGTGCTCGCGGCGCTGACGTTCGCGGCGGCGTGGCTGCTGCGGGACCGGACGTTCCCGCGCTGGGCGACCGGCCTCGGCACCGTGAGCTACTCGCTGTACCTGCTGCACCCGATCCTGCTGGCGATCGCCGTCCAGTTCCTCGGGTTCGGCGGCCGCGACGACCTGCCCGGCCTGCTGCTGTTCCTGGCCGTGCTGCTCGCCGTCAGCTGGGCGTCCCAGCGCTGGATCGAGGCCCCGGCGCAGCGGCTCGGGCGCCGCCTGACGCGGCGGGTGGCGCCTCGCACTACCTCAGGCGATCGGCCAGAACCGCGGCCTGACTGTGCTCCTCGTCCTTCGTCGCCGTCAGCAGCGTGA
- a CDS encoding alpha/beta hydrolase family protein translates to MNKRPMRALSALPAAILAAGAVLAPAASAAAAPRAVPQAAANPYERGPAPTEESITADEGAFEFETIDVPAGSGEGFNQGTIYAPTDTSQGTFGAIAVSPGFVSPEAWISWYGPSLASRGFVVMTIETNTMLDFPGARGDQLLAALDYLTGDDSPVGDRIDPSRLAVMGHSMGGGGTLEAASKRTDLQAAVPLAPWNLNSDWSGVRTPTMILGAQNDFIAANGVHSEPFYEGLTAAPEKAYAEIENTGHMSFNTPNDTIAKYTIAWMKRYVDDDTRYEQFLCPAPADDPALVEYRDTCPGS, encoded by the coding sequence ATGAACAAGCGTCCGATGCGTGCGCTGAGCGCGCTGCCCGCCGCGATTCTCGCCGCGGGCGCCGTCCTGGCCCCGGCCGCCTCCGCCGCCGCCGCGCCGCGGGCCGTCCCGCAGGCCGCCGCGAACCCGTACGAGCGCGGCCCGGCGCCGACCGAGGAGAGCATCACCGCCGACGAGGGCGCGTTCGAGTTCGAGACCATCGACGTCCCCGCCGGGAGCGGCGAGGGCTTCAACCAGGGCACCATCTACGCGCCGACCGACACGAGCCAGGGGACGTTCGGCGCGATCGCCGTCTCGCCCGGGTTCGTCTCCCCGGAGGCATGGATCTCCTGGTACGGGCCCAGCCTCGCCTCGCGGGGCTTCGTCGTGATGACGATCGAGACGAACACGATGCTGGACTTCCCGGGCGCGCGCGGCGACCAGCTCCTCGCCGCGCTCGACTACCTGACCGGCGACGACAGCCCGGTCGGCGACCGCATCGACCCGAGCCGGCTCGCCGTGATGGGCCATTCGATGGGCGGCGGCGGGACGCTGGAGGCCGCGAGCAAGCGCACCGACCTGCAGGCCGCCGTGCCGCTGGCCCCCTGGAACCTGAACTCCGACTGGAGCGGCGTCCGGACGCCCACGATGATCCTCGGCGCGCAGAACGACTTCATCGCCGCGAACGGCGTGCATTCGGAGCCGTTCTACGAGGGGCTGACGGCCGCGCCGGAGAAGGCGTACGCGGAGATCGAGAACACCGGGCACATGTCCTTCAACACCCCGAACGACACGATCGCGAAGTACACGATCGCGTGGATGAAGCGGTACGTCGACGACGACACCCGCTACGAGCAGTTCCTGTGCCCCGCGCCGGCGGACGATCCCGCCCTCGTCGAGTACCGGGACACCTGCCCCGGAAGCTGA
- a CDS encoding alpha/beta hydrolase family protein, with amino-acid sequence MNKRLTRALSMLPAAVLAAGAAVAPAASASAAPLAPHAAPQAAENPYQRGPAPTEQSIVADKGSFDVERISVGSWSGPGFNKGTIYAPRDRSQGTFGAIAVSPGFVSPEFLVSWYGERLASRGFIVMTIETTTLLDQPAQRGDQLLAALDYLTGGDSPVRDRIDPNRLAVMGHSMGGGGTLHAVKERTSLKAAVPLMPWNLFTDWRDVRTPTMIIGAQNDLIAAVGLHSEPFYDGLRSAREKAYLEVAGAGHLVANSPNDTIAKYTIAWMKRYVDDDTRYERFLCPAPRGDRNISEYRDTCPGS; translated from the coding sequence ATGAACAAGCGTCTGACGCGTGCGCTCAGCATGCTCCCCGCCGCGGTGCTCGCCGCCGGTGCCGCCGTGGCACCGGCGGCGAGCGCATCGGCGGCGCCGCTCGCCCCGCACGCGGCGCCGCAGGCGGCCGAGAACCCCTACCAGCGCGGCCCGGCGCCGACCGAGCAGAGCATCGTCGCCGACAAGGGCTCGTTCGACGTCGAGCGGATCAGCGTCGGCTCGTGGAGCGGGCCGGGCTTCAACAAGGGCACGATCTACGCGCCGCGCGACCGCAGCCAGGGGACGTTCGGCGCGATCGCCGTGTCGCCCGGCTTCGTCTCGCCCGAGTTCCTCGTCTCCTGGTACGGGGAGCGGCTGGCGTCGCGCGGCTTCATCGTCATGACGATCGAGACCACCACGCTGCTCGACCAGCCCGCCCAGCGCGGCGACCAGCTCCTCGCCGCGCTCGACTACCTGACCGGCGGTGACAGTCCCGTCAGGGACCGCATCGACCCGAACCGGCTCGCCGTGATGGGCCACTCGATGGGCGGCGGCGGCACCCTGCACGCCGTCAAGGAGCGAACGTCGCTGAAGGCCGCCGTCCCGCTCATGCCCTGGAACCTGTTCACCGACTGGCGCGACGTCCGGACCCCGACCATGATCATCGGTGCGCAGAACGACCTGATCGCGGCCGTCGGCCTGCACTCGGAGCCGTTCTACGACGGCCTGCGGTCGGCGCGGGAGAAGGCGTACCTGGAGGTCGCGGGCGCCGGTCACCTGGTCGCCAACTCCCCGAACGACACGATCGCGAAGTACACGATCGCGTGGATGAAGCGGTACGTCGACGACGACACCCGCTACGAGCGGTTCCTCTGCCCGGCGCCGCGCGGCGACCGCAACATCTCCGAGTACCGCGACACCTGCCCCGGCAGCTGA